One window from the genome of Elaeis guineensis isolate ETL-2024a chromosome 5, EG11, whole genome shotgun sequence encodes:
- the LOC105045361 gene encoding uncharacterized protein isoform X2 has protein sequence MERLNSEIYEKYKKLKKRKLLDEEWGQKRDSDIRNFQSATEDLIEELKNENDRLRAEISSMQEQYAECEKQLLEESHRAKELSNEVGRLQNLLAQKNDVNDIALLRSSNAAPMVLSREKSETPKKKTPNSCTKESEIQHEEGAIFPYDGGHREEQIVPDCCRRNLSSSGGAAGKGQNDCVFQTLIGFLVGMKFSIDCQMEGLSFSVVHQMSGYTFSLTWIRHEDREGELMYHVSSLGTLERIALDWMKEDVVFSMTMCPVFFERISRVIGRH, from the exons ATGGAGCGGCTCAACTCCGAGATATACGAAAAGTACAAGAAGTTGAAG AAAAGAAAGTTGCTGGATGAGGAGTGGGGCCAAAAAAGAGATTCTGATATAAGGAATTTTCAATCCG CTACGGAGGATTTGATAGAAGAGTTGAAGAATGAAAATGACCGACTGCGTGCAGAGAT ATCTTCTATGCAAGAGCAATATGCTGAATGTGAAAAGCAGCTTCTTGAAGAGAGCCACAGGG CGAAAGAACTCTCTAATGAAGTTGGGAGGCTTCAGAATCTTTTAGCACAGAAGAATGATGTTAATGACATTGCACTGCTGAGGTCTTCTAATGCAGCTCCTATGGTCCTATCAAGAGAGAAATCCGAAACTCCGAAAAAGAAAACACCAAACTCATGCACAAAGGAAAGTGAGATCCAACACGAAGAGGGAGCTATTTTTCCTTATGATGGTGGCCATCGAGAGGAGCAGATTGTG CCAGACTGCTGTAGAAGAAACTTGTCCAGTTCAG GAGGTGCAGCAGGAAAAGGCCAAAATGACTGTGTGTTTCAAACTCTTATTGGGTTCTTGGTTGGCATGAAATTTTCCATAGACTGTCAAATGGAAGGGCTGAGTTTTTCAGTTGTTCATCAAATGAGTG GCTATACTTTTAGCTTGACATGGATAAGACATGAAGATCGAGAAGGTGAGCTGATGTACCATGTTTCCTCATTGGGGACTCTAGAGAGGATAGCTCTGGATTGGATGAAGGAAGACGTGGTTTTCAGCATGACCATGTGTCCTGTCTTCTTTGAAAGAATATCAAGAGTCATTGGTCGCCATTGA
- the LOC105045361 gene encoding uncharacterized protein isoform X1, with the protein MERLNSEIYEKYKKLKKRKLLDEEWGQKRDSDIRNFQSATEDLIEELKNENDRLRAEIVCVPCCRSSMQEQYAECEKQLLEESHRAKELSNEVGRLQNLLAQKNDVNDIALLRSSNAAPMVLSREKSETPKKKTPNSCTKESEIQHEEGAIFPYDGGHREEQIVPDCCRRNLSSSGGAAGKGQNDCVFQTLIGFLVGMKFSIDCQMEGLSFSVVHQMSGYTFSLTWIRHEDREGELMYHVSSLGTLERIALDWMKEDVVFSMTMCPVFFERISRVIGRH; encoded by the exons ATGGAGCGGCTCAACTCCGAGATATACGAAAAGTACAAGAAGTTGAAG AAAAGAAAGTTGCTGGATGAGGAGTGGGGCCAAAAAAGAGATTCTGATATAAGGAATTTTCAATCCG CTACGGAGGATTTGATAGAAGAGTTGAAGAATGAAAATGACCGACTGCGTGCAGAGAT AGTATGCGTGCCGTGTTGCAGATCTTCTATGCAAGAGCAATATGCTGAATGTGAAAAGCAGCTTCTTGAAGAGAGCCACAGGG CGAAAGAACTCTCTAATGAAGTTGGGAGGCTTCAGAATCTTTTAGCACAGAAGAATGATGTTAATGACATTGCACTGCTGAGGTCTTCTAATGCAGCTCCTATGGTCCTATCAAGAGAGAAATCCGAAACTCCGAAAAAGAAAACACCAAACTCATGCACAAAGGAAAGTGAGATCCAACACGAAGAGGGAGCTATTTTTCCTTATGATGGTGGCCATCGAGAGGAGCAGATTGTG CCAGACTGCTGTAGAAGAAACTTGTCCAGTTCAG GAGGTGCAGCAGGAAAAGGCCAAAATGACTGTGTGTTTCAAACTCTTATTGGGTTCTTGGTTGGCATGAAATTTTCCATAGACTGTCAAATGGAAGGGCTGAGTTTTTCAGTTGTTCATCAAATGAGTG GCTATACTTTTAGCTTGACATGGATAAGACATGAAGATCGAGAAGGTGAGCTGATGTACCATGTTTCCTCATTGGGGACTCTAGAGAGGATAGCTCTGGATTGGATGAAGGAAGACGTGGTTTTCAGCATGACCATGTGTCCTGTCTTCTTTGAAAGAATATCAAGAGTCATTGGTCGCCATTGA